Proteins encoded within one genomic window of Arachis ipaensis cultivar K30076 chromosome B08, Araip1.1, whole genome shotgun sequence:
- the LOC107612079 gene encoding subtilisin inhibitor CLSI-I, whose amino-acid sequence MAEKDGQRSTNRPLESPNEGLPRCYNQLVGSNNPKKTSWPELVGTTSEEAKKKIKEEMSEADIQVIPPGYFVTADFRSQRVRIYVDQSDKVIRTPIIG is encoded by the exons atgGCGGAAAAAGATGGACAAAGATCAACTAATCGTCCTCTGGAATCGCCTAATGAGGGCTTGCCAA GGTGTTACAATCAACTTGTGGGATCAAACAATCCCAAGAAAACAAGCTGGCCGGAGTTGGTAGGCACCACTTCCGAAGAAGCAAAGAAGAAGATAAAGGAGGAGATGAGTGAGGCTGATATCCAGGTGATTCCACCGGGTTACTTTGTCACTGCAGATTTTCGATCTCAACGCGTTCGAATTTATGTTGATCAATCTGACAAGGTCATTAGGACTCCCATCATTGGCTAG
- the LOC107613142 gene encoding uncharacterized protein LOC107613142, translating to MVQKKVLKKVGIKGDHINKPEKRFTNMKLSSSASLSSQNQDGKSKGTDMKKKIKKPIRSINLSDIEALQSPSRRFTSQPGKTPPPSLHVPRTTTPAASPQKQNTPLRTFDGNSPNYMKPTSSSHAKKELFPVSLKNTATQTSTNNSKSLQKKFSSDSKKVASSVSSKKSAKNFTRSSSLSLVRSLTKTTSFKASSRTCPKKSTARPTCSSTLKDSKFPAYLMLNPGGSESEGTSMAKVCPYTYCSLNGHRHADLPPLKNFVTAKRRLLKKQKSNMLDALSPRKSNMKVPCDTRSGSKIGTDGFIEIYAKEKEAESIELQKFDLIVENEDPKDCVPKGIVPNERNPEDDSDEGNDQTMWSHEEISMGSYFSDDSYDGELKKDVEMEESNSDSGANGMEWEEKLLCGFGQEDDADSSVFSDGENDSKVESLSQSSQEVSVTWLDDILSSYCDDIFSEKTMQIPEANAKESELKKEQQGKSSVPKLANGAVEIQENGYSSCELDCDESLLTEYSKMGEDKGNDNENENSHCQIKMFDMAEGGAMVIQEKDFLEKDQRKANKFVRNIMNGGEEQDTSKNWKIMIKRRKGAEDEVEARNFDSREPNFLPLVPVQEPEKVDLRHQMMDERKNAEEWMLDSALRQVVTKLAPARKKKVALLVEAFEMVMPIPKCEESHMRSSSSAFDPHSGHIQACR from the exons ATGGTTCAAAAGAAGGTACTAAAGAAGGTTGGTATCAAAGGTGATCATATTAATAAACCAGAGAAGCGCTTCACAAACATGAAgctttcttcttctgcttctttgtCTTCTCAGAACCAAGATGGAAAAAGCAAAGGTACCGACATGAAGAAGAAAATTAAGAAACCAATAAGGTCAATCAATCTTTCTGATATTGAGGCTCTTCAATCACCTTCTAGAAGATTCACATCCCAGCCGGGAAAGACACCGCCACCATCTCTTCATGTTCCAAGAACTACTACACCAGCAGCTTCCCCACAAAAGCAGAATACTCCG CTGAGAACATTCGATGGAAATTCTCCAAATTACATGAAGCCCACAAGCAGTTCACATGCGAAAAAGGAACTTTTCCCAGTGAGCCTAAAAAACACTGCTACTCAAACTAGTACTAATAATTCCAAGAGTCTTCAAAAGAAATTCTCAAGTGATTCAAAGAAAGTAGCTAGCTCTGTTTCCAGCAAAAAATCTGCAAAGAATTTCACAAGATCATCAAGTTTGAGTCTGGTGAGATCCCTAACAAAGACTACTAGTTTCAAAGCTTCTTCTAGAACTTGTCCGAAAAAATCGACAGCCAGACCCACTTGTTCTTCGACATTGAAGGACTCAAAGTTTCCGGCATACCTTATGCTTAATCCCGGGGGAAGCGAGTCGGAGGGAACTTCTATGGCCAAGGTTTGTCCGTACACTTATTGTTCTCTTAATGGTCACCGGCATGCAGACTTGCCTCCGCTCAAGAATTTCGTGACAGCAAAGCGGCGACTCCTGAAGAAGCAGAAGAGCAATATGCTTGATGCTTTGAGTCCTCGGAAATCAAATATGAAGGTGCCTTGTGATACAAGGAGTGGCTCTAAGATTGGCACGGATGGCTTTATTGAGATCTATGCTAAGGAAAAGGAAGCAGAGTCAATTGAATTGCAAAAATTCGATTTGATTGTGGAGAATGAGGATCCAAAGGATTGTGTTCCCAAGGGAATTGTTCCAAATGAGCGAAATCCAGAAGATGATTCGGATGAAGGGAACGATCAAACTATGTGGTCTCATGAAGAAATAAGCATGGGAAGCTATTTCAGCGATGATAGCTATGATGGAGAACTCAAAAAGGATGTTGAAATGGAAGAGTCTAATTCTGATTCTGGAGCTAATGGAATGGAATGGGAGGAGAAACTGCTTTGTGGATTTGGCCAAGAAGACGATGCTGATTCTTCGGTGTTTTCGGATGGCGAAAATGACTCAAAAGTTGAGTCTTTGTCTCAGAGTTCTCAGGAAGTTTCGGTTACATGGTTAGATGACATACTTAGCAGCTATTGTGATGACATTTTTTCTGAAAAAACAATGCAGATACCGGAAGCGAATGCAAAAGAAAGCGAATTGAAGAAAGAGCAACAAGGAAAGAGTTCTGTTCCGAAACTTGCGAATGGAGCTGTTGAAATTCAAGAAAATGGTTACTCATCATGTGAGTTGGATTGTGATGAATCTTTGTTAACAGAGTATTCCAAAATGGGAGAAGATAAAGggaatgataatgaaaatgaaaatagccATTGTCAAATTAAAATGTTTGATATGGCTGAAGGCGGAGCCATGGTTATTCAAGAAAAGGACTTTCTTGAGAAAGATCAACGCAAAGCGAATAAGTTTGTCCGGAACATAATGAACGGTGGTGAAGAGCAGGACACAAGCAAGAACTGGAAAATCATGATTAAGCGAAGAAAGGGAGCGGAAGATGAAGTTGAGGCTAGGAATTTCGACTCAAGAGAGCCGAATTTCCTGCCATTGGTTCCAGTACAAGAACCTGAGAAGGTTGATCTTAGGCACCAGATGATGGATGAGAGAAAGAATGCAGAGGAATGGATGCTGGACTCTGCGCTGAGACAAGTCGTAACGAAACTCGCTCCGGCTAGGAAAAAGAAAGTAGCACTGCTTGTTGAAGCCTTTGAAATGGTGATGCCAATTCCAAAATGTGAAGAGTCTCACATGAGAAGCAGTTCTTCAGCCTTCGATCCGCATTCAGGACATATTCAAGCTTGCAGATGA